A portion of the Macrobrachium nipponense isolate FS-2020 chromosome 12, ASM1510439v2, whole genome shotgun sequence genome contains these proteins:
- the LOC135224360 gene encoding uncharacterized protein LOC135224360 isoform X1 has product MESDLKPLSVIEDISHQWAEKMLSLKFGNPVTLHSWSYEYPETPEGFMSEIVYLKVVYSGSDDEKLQLRLVLKVLPRELERKQTIALGGLDRREIAFYKFVNTQEFKDLCLKSGVKLQVPEVYYASYFDGDITLVMQDLNNVNYKSGVVKEGNSLAQTKVAVQAVAQLHAAGLAYLEKYGELGVLTDIAEEFKFTCFDKFFIRNLNTLADMYKGTALADSMKSLIPYTKDILEMRKRFPLIRTVVHGDYWAGQLMYSEDESNVMMIDWQHCNVDNPASDILSMLFMSSHPSVLEDHLEEVVQCYWESLSSNTKKFGLSLDITFEQLRQNVDDLMLFGFMMVGISIPEFLGGGNITPERLFGYVNFLEKKSIVSKYVKMMEKEHNI; this is encoded by the coding sequence ATGGAGTCTGACTTAAAGCCACTTTCAGTCATTGAAGATATTAGCCATCAGTGGGCTGAAAAGATGTTGTCACTCAAATTTGGGAACCCTGTTACCTTACATTCATGGAGCTACGAGTACCCTGAGACTCCTGAAGGATTCATGAGTGAAATTGTTTACCTGAAAGTTGTTTACAGTggaagtgatgatgaaaaattacaACTTAGGTTGGTGCTCAAAGTGCTACCAAGAGAACTGGAAAGAAAACAAACTATTGCTCTTGGAGGCTTAGATAGAAGAGAAATAGCCTTTTATAAATTTGTTAATACTCAGGAGTTTAAGGACTTGTGCTTAAAAAGTGGTGTTAAGCTGCAAGTACCTGAAGTTTATTATGCTTCCTATTTCGATGGAGACATTACACTTGTTATGCAGGATCTTAATAATGTCAATTATAAGAGTGGTGTTGTAAAAGAAGGTAATAGTCTTGCTCAGACTAAAGTAGCTGTACAAGCTGTTGCTCAGCTTCATGCTGCAGGCTTAGCATACTTGGAAAAATATGGAGAGTTAGGCGTTTTAACTGATATAGCAGAAGAGTTCAAATTTACTTGCTTCGACAAGTTTTTCATACGCAACCTGAACACTTTAGCCGATATGTATAAAGGCACAGCATTAGCAGACTCAATGAAATCTCTGATACCTTATACAAAAGATATTCTAGAAATGAGAAAGAGGTTTCCTTTAATAAGAACGGTAGTTCATGGTGATTACTGGGCTGGTCAGCTAATGTATTCGGAGGATGAAAGCAATGTCATGATGATTGACTGGCAACACTGTAATGTCGATAATCCTGCCAGTGATATCCTGTCAATGCTGTTTATGAGCAGTCACCCTTCAGTGTTGGAAGACCACTTAGAGGAAGTTGTACAGTGTTATTGGGAATCTTTATCTAGTAATACTAAAAAATTTGGATTGTCTCTGGACATCACATTTGAGCAATTAAGGCAAAACGTTGATGACCTGATGCTTTTTGGATTTATGATGGTTGGTATAAGCATTCCTGAGTTCCTTGGTGGAGGTAACATTACCCCTGAAAGGTTGTTTGGTTATGTTAACTTTCTAGAGAAAAAGTCAATAGTGTCAAAATAtgtgaagatgatggaaaaagaacATAACATTTAG
- the LOC135224360 gene encoding uncharacterized protein LOC135224360 isoform X2: MESESLIPLSTFEDVNQQWLEKMLSLKYNISITVHSWNLTLPSGREGFLSEIAFVKILYSDGVDEPKDLQLVLKILPKDPKVRQFLADGDLARREIEFYKFATCKELQDICTKSGIALPVPEIYFAGYRKEAVTLALLDLSVQKCKSIIVKEGSTLSQTKVALQSISQVHAAGFIFMEYFKDHDILSTLSADFSTDFYTLDMVKNLNTIVELTEGTPVADTMKCLIPLEQLMFTYYKNYPLMKTIVHGDLWAGQLLNTSDASKAYVIDWQFCRVDNPVLDIAAMFFMSSNPEVLEKHMDELLTCYWESFNQPLQSLGMTSGITFEQFKKNVDDLLLFGFAILAVSIHDFLPAGNLTKKRLLCAIDFLEKKGTFKKFVDIFGNKN, from the coding sequence ATGGAATCGGAATCATTAATTCCTCTTTCAACTTTTGAAGATGTGAACCAACAGTGGCTTGAAAAAATGCTTTCATTAAAATATAACATTTCTATTACTGTACATTCATGGAATTTAACATTACCAAGTGGAAGAGAGGGATTCCTCAGTGAAATAGCTTTTGTGAAAATACTCTATTCAGATGGTGTGGATGAGCCAAAAGATCTTCAGTTGGTGTTGAAGATTCTTCCCAAGGACCCAAAAGTCAGGCAGTTTTTGGCAGATGGAGATCTTGCTAGGCGAGAAATTGAATTTTACAAATTTGCCACTTGCAAAGAGCTCCAAGATATTTGTACCAAGAGTGGGATTGCATTACCAGTCCCTGAAATTTACTTTGCTGGCTACAGAAAAGAAGCAGTTACCCTGGCACTACTTGATCTTAGTGTCCAAAAGTGTAAGAGTATTATTGTGAAGGAAGGAAGCACTCTTTCCCAAACAAAAGTGGCGCTGCAGTCCATTTCACAAGTTCATGCTGCTGGATTCATCTTCATGGAGTATTTTAAAGATCATGATATTCTTTCAACACTGTCCGCTGACTTTAGCACTGACTTTTACACTTTGGATATGGTGAAAAATCTTAACACTATAGTTGAATTAACAGAAGGGACTCCAGTTGCAGACACAATGAAATGTCTGATACCTTTGGAACAGTTAATGTTcacatattataaaaattatccattaatgaaaacaattgttCATGGTGATCTTTGGGCTGGCCAGTTGTTAAATACTAGTGATGCAAGTAAAGCTTATGTCATCGATTGGCAGTTCTGCCGAGTTGACAACCCAGTTCTGGATATTGCAGCTATGTTTTTCATGAGCAGTAATCCTGAAGTGTTGGAAAAACACATGGATGAACTTCTGACATGTTACTGGGAGTCATTTAACCAGCCTCTTCAATCATTAGGAATGACAAGTGGTATCACTTTTGAGCAGTTCAAGAAAAATGTTGATGACTTATTGCTATTTGGCTTTGCAATTCTAGCTGTCAGTATTCATGATTTTTTACCAGCGGGGAATCTCACAAAGAAAAGATTACTCTGTGCAATAGACTTCTTGGAGAAGAAGGGTACTTTTAAAAAGTTTGTTGATATCTTTGGAAATAAAAATTGA